A genomic region of Podarcis raffonei isolate rPodRaf1 chromosome 13, rPodRaf1.pri, whole genome shotgun sequence contains the following coding sequences:
- the NYAP1 gene encoding neuronal tyrosine-phosphorylated phosphoinositide-3-kinase adapter 1, whose amino-acid sequence MNLLYRKSKVEWKQSKDEEPKKSSAKEPSVGKVRDVASFRRHFRMGFMTMPASQEHAPHPCASSMAPRSLSCHSVGSVDNSSGDAAAGSRKPPAKPKRHPSTKLSAEAKSALEPAGSKRGTSHKSSAESRESGRKVPPQKPKRSPNTHLSVSFDETYSGRLPGPAAAGAMQRYGRAFSHSQAKGSDAEEDEPVYIEMVGDIFRGPGLPSQAPPTADEDSDESEAIYEEMKYPLPEEGGGESRPNGAPASPRHRPVKREAAKAAAPPPGAKTSPCEIPPPFPNLLQHRPPLLAFPQGKKGYKPTGQDGSKLPVPCHSKEAPSAPMTPQVPSHHHHQHHHPRSGESAALGPSGRARSHSTPLPPQPAGQSKAEKELPNSHSMICPPAKQAPAPVLPAASVPSMLPVKEKPAVSYTMVYSAVKVTTHSAPAEQKTEKEISVLHGLLCARPSTVPSCKQVQRACTLPDPPPLGMVWTYPAPCVGMKRPPAYESVKNVGTKASSAVKIQLQDRAFTSIACSHVLSSEECGRPPLGEEEPFGWVLQRRMGYASQKGKEPEKAAEGPQGWDSGDGAPPKMEKEEKAHQPPVVLQSGIPVRAPGPEGLAAKMPVGRTNLPIPCQTFPACHRNGDFTGGYLLGRSASTSGVRHAVIHAQRPCSHARDPASLALQHAQLPASGGPQSSRERDGKLLEVIERKRCVCKEIKARHRPERSLCKQESMPILPSWRRNTENRKSGTPPCRRQQTVLWDTAI is encoded by the exons ATGAACCTTCTGTACCGAAAGAGCAAGGTGGAGTGGAAACAGAGTAAGGACGAGGAGCCCAAGAAGAG TTCGGCCAAGGAGCCCAGCGTGGGGAAGGTGCGGGACGTGGCCTCTTTCCGCCGCCACTTCAGGATGGGGTTCATGACCATGCCGGCCTCGCAGGAGCATGCCCCGCACCCCTGCGCCAGCAGCATGGCgccccgctccctctcctgccactcGGTGGGCAGCGTGGACAACAGCTCAGGGGATGCAGCCGCAGGATCCCGGAAGCCGCCAGCCAAGCCCAAGCGCCACCCCAGCACCAAGCTCAGCGCCGAGGCCAAGTCCGCCCTGGAGCCGGCGGGGAGCAAGAGAGGAA CTTCCCATAAGTCAAGCGCAGAGAGCCGAGAATCGGGGCGCAAGGTTCCCCCGCAGAAGCCAAAACGCAGCCCCAACACCCACTTATCTGTCTCGTTCGACGAGACGTATTCAGGTCGACTTCCAGGCCCCGCTGCGGCCGGGGCAATGCAGCGCTACGGCCGCGCCTTCTCCCACAGCCAGGCAAAGGGCTCCGACGCCGAGGAAGACGAGCCCGTGTACATCGAAATGGTCGGGGACATTTTCCGGGGGCCCGGCCTCCCATCCCAAGCGCCCCCCACAGCCGACGAGGACTCTGACGAGAGCGAAGCCATTTATGAGGAGATGAAATACCCGCTCCCTGAAGAAGGCGGGGGGGAGTCCCGCCCCAATGGGGCCCCGGCCTCCCCGCGCCACCGCCCTGTGAAGCGGGAGGCTGCCAAGGCAGCAGCGCCACCGCCAGGCGCCAAGACGTCCCCCTGCGAGATCCCTCCGCCCTTCCCCAATCTCCTGCAGCATCGCCCCCCGCTGCTGGCATTCCCTCAGGGGAAGAAGGGGTACAAACCCACAGGTCAGGACGGCTCCAAGCTGCCCGTCCCCTGCCACAGCAAGGAGGCGCCCTCCGCCCCCATGACCCCACAGGTCCCCagtcatcaccaccaccaacacCACCACCCACGGAGCGGTGAGAGCGCCGCCCTGGGGCCCTCTGGCCGTGCCCGCAGCCACTCCACGCCGCTCCCTCCACAGCCCGCAGGCCAGAGCAAAGCAGAGAAGGAGCTCCCCAACTCCCACAGCATGATCTGCCCGCCGGCCAAGCAGGCCCCAGCGCCAGTGCTGCCCGCCGCCTCCGTCCCCTCCATGCTGCCGGTGAAAGAGAAGCCGGCTGTTTCCTACACCATGGTGTACTCGGCGGTCAAGGTCACCACGCACTCCGCTCCGGCCGAGCAGAAGACGGAGAAGGAGATCTCGGTGCTGCACGGCCTGCTGTGCGCCCGCCCGTCCACCGTGCCGTCCTGCAAGCAGGTACAGCGGGCGTGCACGCTGCCCGACCCTCCGCCCCTGGGCATGGTCTGGACTTACCCTGCGCCCTGCGTGGGCATGAAGCGCCCGCCGGCATACGAGAGCGTCAAGAACGTGGGCACCAAGGCTTCATCGGCGGTCAAGATCCAGCTGCAGGACCGGGCATTCACCAGCATCGCCTGCTCCCACGTCCTGTCCAGCGAggagtgcggccggccccccttgggagaggaggagcccttTGGATGGGTCCTGCAGAGGAGGATGGGCTACGCCAGCCAGAAGGGGAAAGAGCCGGAGA aggctgcagaaggcCCCCAAGGATGGGACAGTGGGGATGGCGCTCCACCgaaaatggaaaaggaagagaaggcCCACCAGCCGCCGGTGGTCCTGCAGTCGGGCATCCCTGTCCGCGCCCCGGGGCCAGAGGGCCTGGCTGCCAAGATGCCAGTGGGGAGGACAAATTTGCCCATTCCCTGCCAGACCTTCCCTGCCTGTCATCGTAATGGAG ATTTCACAGGGGGCTACCTTCTGGGCCGCTCGGCATCCACCTCTGGCGTCCGACATGCCGTGATTCACGCGCAGAGACCGTGCAGCCACGCTCGGGACCCAGCCAGCCTG GCCTTGCAGCACGCACAGCTGCCGGCGTCGGGGGGCCCCCAGAGCTCCCGCGAGAGGGACGGGAAGCTGCTGGAGGTCATTGAGCGCAAGCGGTGCGtctgcaaggagatcaaagcaCGGCACCGCCCCGAGCGCAGCCTGTGCAAGCAGGAGAGCATGCCCATCCTGCCCAGCTGGCGGAGGAACACGGAGAACCGCAAGTCCGGGACGCCGCCCTGCCGCCGCCAGCAGACGGTGCTGTGGGACACGGCCATATGA